The following DNA comes from Musa acuminata AAA Group cultivar baxijiao chromosome BXJ1-4, Cavendish_Baxijiao_AAA, whole genome shotgun sequence.
AAATAGATAAAGATAAACCCTTTGATTCAAGAACGATTACCGACTACTATTTTGGTTGGTCAAATTGCTTTGAGTCGGTTACCAATGTCAGTAATTGGATATTTTGTTTTgttataaaagatcaaaacttttttattttggttcgtcagtaattataaataataattaaataataattggtcagtaactacaaataataattagtaactatagatAGGTGAGAATCACTTTTTGATTTAAactgataatatatttctcacgggaatttcgaaatatacaatttcaactactttttttattctttttcttttggataaaatgtaagtaggattggcccaataaaataattatatctatatatataattaataattatatctatatatataattaatataatattaaattaatccatattaagatttaattcaattaggaacatatcatatataataaaaaatgggGTAACCCTTTTCCTTTCCTGGACCATTTAGTAACGTCATGATTTGACTTATCTTCTTCTCCATAGATTATGAAAAGAGAATTGTTGCACATAAACCTCCTCTTGAAGATATCCATTGAGAAATGCTAACTTGGCATAAATTTGAAAGACTTACAATCATTTGAGTAGCTAAAGAGATATTACTATCTCTATTCGAGCTACTGGTGCAAGTATCTCTTCCTAATCGATTCTAAATTATTGCTTATATCCTTTTGCCACCATTCAACTTTTATGTTTCTCTACCTCTCCTTGTGTCTCTCGAGAAGTGTAGAAAGTCATCAAGTATTGTTAGTGGCATGCATCTCTTCATTCATAACATTTCTTCAATTTTCTTCATTATAAGCTTTTTCAAAGGTAAAATAAAAtaacttattattattagtatcaaTTCTTCGGGTTACATCATATATCTTTTGAATCGTCTTATAATTTGACTACTTGAATCATGTGTTATGGGTTGTATTGTCACTTGTATATCTCTTGACATTATAACTTTCTTAGTGATAGAATTATATAATTTGACATTCTAACTCTATAATTCTCATCATAacctaataaaatatatttatgatatttgtcCACAAGTTTTATCCTTCTTTCTTCTGATACTCTAGCATAAGCAACACATCTGAAGATTCTTAGGCGGTCAACTCTTGGCTTCTACAAACTCTATGCCTCTTCAAGTCtaaaattatcaatttttttatcagAAACTTATTTAATAGATAAACTATAAAAATAACAATATCTTCCCAAAATTATTTAGGAGTCTTTCTTTATTTAAACATACTTCTAATCATATTAAGAATACTCCTTTTCTTTCTATAataactttcaaattcatttgatatgtaTTCACTTCCTCTATCTATTCTTAACTATTTTAGCTTATATCCACTTTCTATCTCAACCAAGTTCTTAAGCTCTTTTGAATGTATTAAACACTTCTATCTTCTCTGTTAACAAATAAACCCATGTTTTACCCTATAATCATTTATGAAGGTATGAAAATAGGTTGGATGCACAATCTTTAGCAAACTTATTGCCATGTTATTCTTCTCCAAAAGTTTCAAATTCAAGGTATCAAAATTAAGTGCTCATATGTAAGATGTCATAGTATAGAATCATCCACAATACtagtatttaaataatttattttattatatccaATTGTAGAAGCAACATCATATTCTTAGTCATTTTCACATGAGTGATTAAAGCCTTGTTCTTATCATGAATAGATAATATGTTATTTTAATATCATATCTTTTTTCAAGCAACTAACCtaagtttaaaatattattttttatatcaagaacataataaacatctaaaTGCATACTTGCTTTTCATTACTAAGatcaagaaaaatattacctTTGTCTCTTACcaattttttgtgatcaattatcaAATATACCATGTTATCCATTTGACATGAGATTAAATCGAGATAAAATAATAGTAAGTCAAGTTTCGTTCACATCCAAACTTACCATCCCATACGTTTCAGAGCGCACAAGCACACActattatcataattattaattCGAAAAAAATGAAGTACAATAGCACAGGCTTCACATATTGGTGATCATACAAGTGGCCTCTCCTTATCATTTTCTGAATGCGAGATTAATAATAGATTGTAGTACAATAGCGTAAGCTTCATATGTTGGTGATCATACTGGTGGACGTTCTTATCTGTTATCCTTTACTATTGTCAGATGTGATCCTTCACCTAATGATtcttgtaacattttctgatATCATGTATAGTGTGATGTTGGTTATATGATGGAGAGATCCACTCATATGTGTAACTAGTGTTTCAGTTCCTTCTGGATGGACTTGAATAGTTAACGTACAGCACACACCAATAAGTTAAATCGGAACGCTAAAGGATCGAGGCCATGGGCTTGTCCTAATGGTGTCGAATTTAATCAAATCAACTCCTTGAATTAACTATTTTTTAAAGTGGCTTCTTTCACTATGATGCCAGATATATTTTTGGACACTTGGAATTACATTTGGTGGCCGCTTACCATTCTGCTTGTGAATCTCGTTTTAGGGTGGTCGATAGGCACGAGAGCCTCGTTACTGAATCCATCCTGTTTTCACCGCCTCTGGCACTATAAATCCAACGCCAACACCGCCACTACAAAGCCCATCAGATTCGCCGATCTTCTACTGAGTGTTGTCCACCGAGCCAAATGGCTTTCTGCTCATCTGCTCCGTCCTTCTGCTGTAGCTTGATCGGTGCCTATCCGCGGACTGCCCCCTCGAAGTCTTCACCCCGTCGATGCCTCCTACTGCCAATCCGGTGTGCTGTGCAGactcctcctcctcggcgatcggctgATTACCAGCCGAGCTCGTGGAGTGACGAATACATACAATCGCTAAGAACTGACACCAAGGTCGGCGTGCATGCAATACGTAAGGTTGAATTTTATCTATAGTTCAAACTGGTTACCGACTATCTTTCATTAGGTGGAGGAGGATAACGCAAGAAGGATGGGCAAACTGACAGAGGACGTCAAACAGCTGATCTACATGAAGAAGGGAATTGAGGAGCAGCTTCAACTGATCGATCACCTGCAGCAGCTTGGGGTGGCGTATCACTTTAAGGAGGATACTAAGGATGCTTTATGGACAATATACGGTTCCATGGAAGAGATGAGCATGTTGCTGAAGGATAATCTTCATGCCACGGCTCTTATGTTCAGGCTTCTCAGAGAACATGGGTTTGCTGTTTCTGAAGGTGATTAAGCTACATATCCATCCTGCTTTACTCCTTCCTTGGCGACTGATACAACATTGTCGCTGATGTACCTCATATATTTCTAGAACAATTACTTTCATAAAACTGAGACAACTAGAAATATGTCCAATTAGTCATAAATCATGCCAAGTTAATAGCCTAACATAAAAATGGAATTTTGTGTTTATTCTGTTCTATCATGGTGTCACAATCCAACATGCACAAATTATGTGGATGGACTGAAGGTGTATTCAACCGATTTATGGATGAGAAGGGCAACTTGAAAGCCAGCTTTCGCCACCAGACTGAAGGATTGGTGAGCTTGTACGAGGCTTCCCATCTTGCAAAGGAAGGAGAGCACGTGCTGGAAGAAGCTATAAACTTCACAACTAAACAGCTCAAGAGCCTCATGGAGGGATCACTTGAGCCTCATCTCAGGGAGCACGTAACCCATGCCTTGGAGCTTCCATTGAACTGGAGGATGCCGAGGTTACAGACCAGGTGGTTCATAGAAGAATGCCAAAGGGAAGCTAACATAAACCCTGTCCTACTTGAATTGGCTAAGTTGGACTTCAACAAGGTTCAGAGCATACAGCAGAGGGAACTCAGAGAAGTGTCGAGGTATTTTGAGCTTGCTTTACTTGAATCATGTCCTGTACATTCTGCCGTCGTTTATGAACCAGCAAACTTCAGCACAAACTTATGGCTATCGATCAGTTGGTGGAGCAATCTTGGCCTGGCGCAAAGGCTTCCATTTTCCAGGGACAGGTTGATGGAGAGCTATTTCTGGACGGTTGGCTGGGCTTTTGAGCCACAGTTTGCAAGATTCAGGGAGGCGCAGACACAGGCAATTTGCCTGATAACAATAATAGATGATGTGTATGATGTT
Coding sequences within:
- the LOC103981604 gene encoding monoterpene synthase 8, chloroplastic-like: MGKLTEDVKQLIYMKKGIEEQLQLIDHLQQLGVAYHFKEDTKDALWTIYGSMEEMSMLLKDNLHATALMFRLLREHGFAVSEGVFNRFMDEKGNLKASFRHQTEGLVSLYEASHLAKEGEHVLEEAINFTTKQLKSLMEGSLEPHLREHVTHALELPLNWRMPRLQTRWFIEECQREANINPVLLELAKLDFNKVQSIQQRELREVSSWWSNLGLAQRLPFSRDRLMESYFWTVGWAFEPQFARFREAQTQAICLITIIDDVYDVYGTMDELELFTDAVDRWDVNAMDKFPEYMKICFLALFNTTNVTAYNVNKEKGLDIIPHLKKAWADLCKAYMVEARWYHQGYTPNLEEYLENALVSIAGPLALTLAYCTSDDVTREALDGFQSCPEIARWSSMIFRLCDDFCTSKDELRRGDVPKSIQCHMHDSGVSEDAAPLESHSQVRVANVTLSLVQLGVVAATTPPSLDGFNRGGRHVSFSRAGG